Proteins from a single region of Haloterrigena alkaliphila:
- a CDS encoding glutathione S-transferase N-terminal domain-containing protein: MVTLYQLEGCPYCELVADRLDELEVDYDSVWVEGLHSKRDEVKRISGQRQVPVIIDDEYGVTMAESERIIDYLDQTYA, from the coding sequence ATGGTTACGCTCTATCAGCTCGAGGGCTGCCCGTACTGCGAACTGGTCGCCGACCGCCTCGATGAACTCGAGGTCGACTACGACAGCGTCTGGGTGGAGGGGCTCCACTCGAAGCGTGACGAGGTCAAGCGCATCTCCGGCCAGCGGCAGGTACCGGTGATCATCGACGACGAGTACGGCGTCACGATGGCCGAGTCCGAACGGATCATCGACTATCTCGATCAGACGTACGCCTGA
- a CDS encoding amino acid permease, which translates to MSDEELAKDLGLLSALAIGMGTMIGAGIFVLPGVAAQEAGPIVVVSFVIGGLIAMVNALAVSELGTAMPKAGGGYYYINRGLGPLFGSIAGMGDWMGLAFASAFYCIGFGGYLTDLLAGTMLALPTLELGLFALTDIQLGALVAGLLFVGVNYMGAKETGGVQTVIVTILLGILTVFAASGFLHFEWSTLTTDGLAPTDAGYGAILPGTALVFVSFLGYAKIATVAEELQNPGRNLPIAVIGSVGVVTVIYGVLVATMVGIVPWHSLDDSVPVSQVAEITFAGIPVLDAVGVTLISLAAMLATASSANASILSSARINFAMGRDKIVTDELNEIHPRYATPYRSILLTGGVIIVFIVALGQDLEILSKAASVLHLIVYALMNVALIAFRQADVPEYDPDFRVPFYPVTPILGAILSFGLVAFMETIEIALSLAFVSVAVLWYAFYARSKTPRQGVLGEYILDRSEEMPDVAVSAASAARPDGSSEYRVMVPLANPRTEQHLIELASTLAAENDGVVHAVHIVQVPDQTPLEGATDYVDRIDAESAKLLERAREHAEDRGAPIETTTIVSHRSFEEVFDAARQHDADRVVMGWGGDRPWTAGRAERPLDELAADLPCDFLVLKDRGYDPSRILLPTAGGPDSDLSAEVAKTLRSATGSTIQLLHVVDDENEREAGEQFLANWAAEHGFGDAVLTVDDSGDVEGAIAREAADKSLVIIGATERGLLSRLVRGSLVLDVVDDVDCSVLLAERPAERSLRERLFGRSE; encoded by the coding sequence ATGAGTGACGAAGAACTCGCCAAGGACCTCGGCCTGCTCTCGGCGCTGGCGATCGGGATGGGGACGATGATCGGCGCCGGCATCTTCGTGTTGCCCGGCGTCGCGGCCCAGGAGGCCGGCCCGATCGTCGTCGTCTCGTTCGTGATCGGCGGCCTGATCGCGATGGTCAACGCCTTAGCGGTGAGCGAACTCGGGACGGCGATGCCGAAAGCCGGCGGCGGCTACTACTACATCAACCGCGGGCTCGGGCCGCTGTTCGGCTCGATTGCCGGCATGGGCGACTGGATGGGGCTGGCCTTCGCGTCGGCGTTCTACTGCATCGGTTTCGGCGGCTACCTCACCGACCTGCTGGCCGGAACGATGCTCGCGCTGCCGACCCTCGAGTTGGGCCTGTTCGCGTTGACCGACATCCAACTCGGCGCGCTGGTCGCCGGCCTGCTGTTCGTCGGCGTCAACTACATGGGCGCCAAGGAGACCGGCGGCGTCCAGACGGTGATCGTCACGATCCTGCTGGGCATTCTGACCGTCTTCGCCGCCTCCGGCTTCCTCCACTTCGAGTGGTCGACGCTGACGACCGACGGCCTCGCGCCGACCGACGCGGGGTACGGTGCGATCCTGCCGGGGACCGCCCTCGTGTTCGTCTCCTTCCTCGGCTACGCGAAGATCGCGACGGTCGCCGAAGAACTGCAAAACCCCGGCCGAAACCTGCCGATCGCGGTCATCGGCAGCGTCGGCGTCGTCACCGTGATCTACGGCGTTCTCGTCGCCACGATGGTCGGCATCGTCCCGTGGCACTCGCTGGACGACAGCGTCCCCGTCTCGCAGGTCGCGGAGATCACGTTCGCCGGCATCCCCGTCCTCGACGCCGTCGGCGTGACGCTGATCTCGCTGGCCGCGATGCTGGCGACCGCCTCGAGCGCCAACGCGTCGATCCTCTCCTCGGCCCGGATCAACTTCGCGATGGGTCGGGACAAGATCGTCACGGACGAACTCAACGAGATTCACCCCCGGTACGCGACGCCGTACCGGTCGATCCTGCTGACCGGTGGCGTCATCATCGTCTTCATCGTCGCGCTCGGACAGGACCTCGAGATCCTCTCGAAGGCCGCCAGCGTGCTCCACCTGATCGTCTACGCGCTGATGAACGTCGCGCTGATCGCGTTCCGGCAGGCCGACGTCCCCGAGTACGATCCCGACTTCCGGGTGCCGTTCTACCCGGTGACGCCGATCCTCGGCGCGATCCTCTCGTTCGGGCTCGTCGCCTTCATGGAGACGATCGAGATCGCGCTGAGCCTCGCGTTCGTCTCCGTCGCGGTGCTGTGGTACGCGTTCTACGCCCGCTCGAAGACGCCCCGGCAGGGCGTGCTCGGCGAGTACATCCTCGACCGCTCCGAGGAGATGCCCGACGTCGCGGTCTCGGCGGCCAGCGCGGCCCGCCCCGACGGCTCGAGCGAGTATCGCGTCATGGTTCCGCTGGCCAACCCGCGTACCGAGCAGCACCTGATCGAACTGGCCAGCACGCTCGCCGCCGAAAACGACGGCGTCGTCCACGCGGTCCACATCGTACAGGTGCCCGATCAGACGCCGCTAGAGGGCGCCACCGACTACGTCGACCGGATCGACGCCGAGTCCGCGAAGTTGCTCGAGCGGGCCCGCGAACACGCCGAAGACCGCGGTGCTCCGATCGAGACGACGACGATCGTCTCCCACCGCTCGTTCGAGGAAGTGTTCGACGCGGCCCGTCAGCACGACGCCGATCGGGTCGTGATGGGGTGGGGCGGCGACCGCCCGTGGACCGCGGGCCGCGCCGAGCGCCCGCTGGACGAACTCGCCGCCGACCTGCCGTGTGACTTCCTCGTCCTGAAGGACCGCGGCTACGATCCGTCGCGGATCCTCCTGCCGACGGCCGGCGGTCCCGACTCCGATCTCAGCGCCGAAGTCGCGAAGACGCTGCGTTCGGCGACGGGATCGACGATTCAGCTACTCCACGTCGTCGACGACGAGAACGAGCGCGAGGCCGGCGAGCAGTTCCTCGCGAACTGGGCGGCCGAACACGGCTTCGGCGACGCCGTGTTGACCGTCGACGATAGCGGCGACGTCGAGGGCGCGATCGCCCGCGAGGCCGCGGACAAATCGCTCGTGATCATCGGCGCGACCGAGCGCGGCCTCCTCTCGCGGCTCGTCCGCGGCTCGCTCGTGCTCGACGTCGTCGACGACGTCGATTGCTCGGTCCTGCTCGCCGAGCGGCCGGCGGAGCGCTCGCTCCGGGAGCGACTGTTCGGACGCTCGGAGTAG
- a CDS encoding Lrp/AsnC family transcriptional regulator: MDHRLDEIDRRIIHALMDDARNTAAPAIAEDVSVSPGTIRNRIAQLEERGIITGYHADVDFERAAGHLTNLFMCNAPVSERESMARRAQVIPGVTNVRELLTGRRNLHVLAVGEDTADLRRIARALSDLGIEIEDEVLVQNETTRAYAPFGPSDETREAMLTDFISLSGDAEVAEVTVDEDARIAGMNLQEAARYEVLDDDALVVAIERDDAVLTPHGDTVVRPDDIITLFSRNGVAEETIAVFRADDDE, translated from the coding sequence ATGGACCACCGGCTCGACGAGATCGATCGTCGAATCATCCACGCGCTGATGGACGACGCCCGGAACACCGCGGCGCCGGCGATCGCGGAAGACGTGAGCGTCTCCCCCGGGACGATCCGAAACCGGATCGCCCAACTCGAGGAGCGGGGGATCATCACCGGCTATCACGCCGACGTGGACTTCGAGCGGGCGGCGGGGCATCTCACCAACCTCTTCATGTGTAACGCGCCCGTCTCCGAGCGGGAATCGATGGCCAGACGGGCGCAGGTGATCCCCGGCGTGACTAACGTTCGGGAGCTGCTAACCGGTCGGCGGAACCTGCACGTGCTCGCGGTGGGGGAAGACACCGCGGATCTCCGTCGGATCGCCCGCGCGCTCTCGGATCTCGGGATCGAAATCGAGGACGAGGTGCTCGTCCAGAACGAGACGACGCGAGCGTACGCGCCGTTCGGCCCCTCCGACGAGACGCGCGAGGCCATGCTGACGGACTTCATCAGCCTCTCCGGCGACGCGGAAGTCGCCGAGGTGACCGTCGACGAGGACGCCCGGATCGCCGGCATGAACCTGCAGGAAGCGGCTCGCTACGAGGTGCTCGACGACGACGCGCTCGTCGTCGCCATCGAGCGGGACGACGCCGTCCTGACGCCCCACGGCGACACGGTCGTCCGACCCGACGACATCATCACGCTCTTCTCCCGAAACGGGGTCGCCGAGGAGACGATCGCCGTGTTTCGCGCGGACGACGACGAGTAA
- a CDS encoding redoxin domain-containing protein, which yields MPPTEGDELPDFEALLCDGETFRSTALSEALGERGGVVICTGFAFSAIAQNWWKQFVRAGWGEFEDVAVLGVSRDGPYAQNEFLRWLDEPAFRFFADVNGEVSESLDLLADRDHMANVSTPWRSAFVVDADREVQYAFVADDWISPLPREEIENAVADL from the coding sequence ATGCCACCGACAGAGGGCGACGAACTCCCCGACTTCGAGGCGCTGCTGTGCGACGGCGAGACGTTTCGCTCGACGGCGCTCTCCGAGGCGCTCGGCGAGCGGGGCGGCGTCGTGATCTGTACCGGCTTCGCGTTCAGCGCGATCGCACAGAACTGGTGGAAGCAGTTCGTCCGCGCCGGCTGGGGCGAGTTCGAGGACGTCGCCGTCCTCGGCGTCAGCCGGGACGGCCCGTACGCGCAAAACGAGTTCCTCCGCTGGCTGGACGAACCCGCGTTCCGCTTCTTCGCCGACGTGAACGGCGAGGTGAGCGAGTCGCTGGACCTGCTGGCCGACCGCGATCACATGGCGAACGTCTCGACGCCGTGGCGCTCGGCGTTCGTGGTCGACGCCGACCGTGAGGTGCAGTACGCGTTCGTCGCGGACGACTGGATCTCGCCGCTGCCTCGAGAGGAAATCGAAAACGCCGTTGCGGACCTCTAG
- a CDS encoding universal stress protein: MTDSFLETVLVPIANERDAEQTCEAILGKLGDDSATVHVVHVIEKAGGAPDKASVTQREERAERIFELVESTLAGTNTDVDTEILYGTDVAGTILDRARDLEATSIVFTPRGASRWVKLLTGDVAQKLLTNTDRPLVILPRPDHE, encoded by the coding sequence ATGACTGATTCCTTCCTCGAGACGGTGCTCGTGCCAATCGCGAACGAGCGGGACGCCGAGCAGACGTGCGAGGCGATTCTGGGGAAGCTCGGCGACGACAGCGCGACGGTTCACGTCGTCCACGTCATCGAGAAGGCGGGCGGCGCCCCTGACAAAGCGAGCGTCACCCAGCGCGAGGAGCGCGCCGAACGCATCTTCGAACTCGTCGAATCGACGCTCGCGGGGACGAACACCGACGTCGACACGGAAATCCTGTACGGCACCGACGTCGCCGGGACGATTCTGGATCGCGCTCGGGACCTCGAGGCGACGTCGATCGTCTTCACGCCTCGCGGCGCGAGCCGGTGGGTGAAGCTTCTGACCGGTGACGTCGCGCAGAAACTGCTCACGAACACCGATCGTCCGCTGGTAATCCTGCCCCGACCCGACCATGAGTGA
- a CDS encoding mechanosensitive ion channel family protein, with product MYVLTRLEELLATYLSLFDNVATFLLTFALVYAFGRVVVRPVVSAALDYRGTERTLKRGLERLVAFGVVAAAVVVGLSIAGLSFVLERAAILVAALTVALGFAAQNVVGNFVSGAFIVTDPSFNIGDWIRWSDQEGIIEDISFRSTRVRTFNNEIITVPNSELTANAVTNAVLNDQLRLTLPIAVGYDDDLDAVARILTDAAVDHPDILAEPEPTARIAALDDAVQVVASFWIADPDRTTFGRVRSEYAREIVDRLEREGIDLAAASPQALERSVTVGPGPPSRVRDDDTGGGRAE from the coding sequence GTGTACGTGCTGACCCGCCTCGAGGAACTGCTCGCGACGTATCTCTCCCTGTTCGACAACGTCGCGACCTTCCTGCTGACGTTCGCGCTGGTGTACGCGTTCGGCCGCGTCGTCGTCCGGCCGGTCGTGAGCGCTGCGCTGGACTACCGAGGGACGGAACGAACCCTGAAACGGGGGCTCGAGCGCCTCGTGGCCTTCGGCGTGGTCGCCGCGGCAGTCGTGGTCGGCCTCTCGATCGCCGGGCTCAGCTTCGTCCTCGAACGGGCGGCGATCCTCGTCGCGGCGCTGACGGTCGCGCTCGGGTTCGCCGCGCAGAACGTCGTCGGCAACTTCGTCAGCGGCGCGTTCATCGTCACCGATCCGAGCTTCAACATCGGCGACTGGATTCGGTGGTCGGATCAGGAAGGGATCATCGAGGACATCAGCTTCCGGTCGACGCGGGTTCGGACGTTCAACAACGAGATCATCACGGTGCCGAACTCGGAACTGACCGCGAACGCGGTCACCAACGCCGTTCTCAACGACCAGCTCCGGCTGACCCTCCCGATCGCGGTCGGGTACGACGACGACCTCGACGCCGTCGCTCGGATCCTGACCGACGCGGCGGTCGACCACCCCGATATCCTCGCGGAACCGGAGCCGACCGCCCGAATCGCGGCCCTCGACGATGCGGTGCAGGTCGTCGCCTCGTTCTGGATCGCCGATCCCGATCGCACCACCTTCGGTCGGGTCCGCTCGGAGTACGCCCGCGAGATCGTCGACCGCCTCGAGCGCGAGGGGATCGACCTCGCCGCCGCGAGTCCGCAGGCGCTCGAGCGATCCGTCACCGTCGGGCCGGGACCGCCGTCTCGAGTGCGGGACGACGACACTGGCGGCGGCCGCGCGGAGTAA
- a CDS encoding DUF547 domain-containing protein: MSTQLDPLSLSADLLYAVKTGGDTDWLREHLATLDRSKLARALASREGKLAFWLNCYNAYIQLLLEAEPTSVEGGALERWKFVSRDRIPIGGVWLSLTDVQHGLLRCSKHPWGFGYVPRPFPSSFERRFRLPECDPRIHFALSRVDGHGPPVTVYSPPDVDAELDIAVEWFLEETVTYDAADDVATVPRLFHRYRGDFGGKRGVVSFLRQYNAVSPGTRPTLEYESATRAPDVDFDGEPAEFRP, translated from the coding sequence ATGTCGACCCAGCTCGACCCCCTCTCCCTCTCGGCCGATCTGCTCTACGCGGTCAAGACTGGGGGCGATACCGACTGGTTGCGCGAGCACCTCGCGACGCTCGATCGGTCGAAACTCGCCAGGGCGCTCGCCAGCCGCGAGGGGAAACTCGCGTTCTGGCTCAACTGCTACAACGCCTACATCCAGTTGCTACTGGAGGCGGAGCCGACGTCCGTCGAGGGCGGCGCGCTCGAGCGCTGGAAGTTCGTCTCCCGCGATCGGATCCCGATCGGCGGCGTCTGGCTCAGCCTCACCGACGTCCAGCACGGTCTCCTCCGGTGTTCGAAACACCCCTGGGGCTTCGGCTACGTTCCGCGCCCGTTCCCCTCGTCGTTCGAACGCCGCTTTCGCCTCCCCGAGTGCGATCCCCGGATCCACTTCGCGCTCAGTCGCGTCGACGGCCACGGCCCGCCGGTGACGGTCTACTCGCCGCCGGACGTCGACGCGGAACTCGACATCGCCGTCGAGTGGTTCCTCGAGGAGACGGTCACGTACGACGCGGCCGACGACGTCGCGACGGTGCCGCGACTCTTCCACCGGTACCGCGGCGATTTCGGCGGCAAACGCGGGGTCGTCTCGTTCCTGCGGCAGTACAACGCCGTTTCTCCGGGCACGCGGCCGACCCTCGAGTACGAGTCGGCGACGCGGGCCCCCGACGTGGACTTCGACGGCGAACCGGCGGAGTTTCGCCCCTAG
- a CDS encoding cupin domain-containing protein, giving the protein MEYEVVHADDVPTTDLSESDDVPPDLRIRALDEVLGTDDVHLKLWYFDPGEEIRYHAHAEQEEIYYVLEGEFSLKLGRSGEEEYVDAGPGTFWIAKPEVGHGHRNVGDEEGVVLAIGAPAVEDPGLDPHGLEEDDE; this is encoded by the coding sequence ATGGAGTACGAAGTCGTACACGCCGACGACGTGCCGACGACCGACCTCTCCGAGAGCGACGACGTTCCGCCGGACCTGCGGATCCGCGCGCTCGACGAGGTCCTGGGAACCGACGACGTCCACCTCAAACTCTGGTACTTCGACCCCGGCGAGGAAATTCGGTACCACGCCCACGCCGAACAGGAGGAGATCTACTACGTCCTCGAGGGCGAGTTCTCGCTGAAACTCGGCCGTTCGGGCGAGGAGGAGTACGTCGATGCCGGGCCGGGGACGTTCTGGATCGCCAAACCCGAGGTCGGCCACGGCCACCGCAACGTCGGCGACGAGGAGGGCGTCGTGCTCGCCATCGGCGCGCCCGCCGTCGAGGACCCGGGGCTGGATCCCCACGGACTCGAGGAGGACGACGAGTAG
- a CDS encoding tRNA (N(6)-L-threonylcarbamoyladenosine(37)-C(2))-methylthiotransferase, which yields MARYHIETYGCTSNRGESREIERRLRDAGHYRVDGAEDADVAILNTCTVVEKTERNMLRRAEELSAETADLFITGCMALAQGEAFAQADVDGQVLHWDEVPEAVTNGECPTTTPDAEPILDGVVGILPIARGCMSDCSYCITKQATGKIDSPSIEKNVEKARALIHAGAKELRITGQDTGVYGWDDGERKLHRLLEEICEIDGEFRVRVGMANPKGVHGIREELAAVFAEHEELYDFLHAPVQSGSNDVLGDMRRQHQVEEYVEVVETFDDALEYWTLSTDFIVGFPTETERDHEQSMALLRETRPEKINVTRFSKRPGTDAAELKGLGGTVKKERSKEMSAVKREIVREAYADMVGETREDCLVVEAGTADSVKCRDSAYRQIIVQNASDHGIEPGDFVDLEVTAHETMYAFGEPV from the coding sequence ATGGCCCGGTATCACATCGAAACGTACGGCTGTACGTCCAACCGCGGGGAGAGCCGCGAGATCGAGCGACGGCTCCGCGACGCGGGCCACTACCGGGTCGACGGGGCCGAGGATGCCGACGTCGCCATCCTCAACACCTGTACCGTCGTCGAGAAGACCGAGCGCAACATGCTCCGCCGGGCCGAGGAACTCTCCGCGGAGACCGCGGACCTCTTTATCACGGGCTGTATGGCCCTCGCGCAGGGCGAAGCGTTCGCACAGGCCGACGTCGACGGACAGGTACTCCACTGGGACGAGGTGCCGGAGGCGGTCACCAACGGCGAGTGTCCGACGACGACCCCCGACGCCGAACCGATCCTCGACGGCGTCGTCGGCATCCTCCCCATCGCGCGGGGCTGTATGTCCGACTGCTCGTACTGCATCACGAAGCAGGCGACCGGCAAGATCGACTCGCCGTCGATCGAGAAGAACGTCGAGAAGGCCCGCGCGCTGATCCACGCCGGTGCGAAGGAGCTCCGCATCACGGGCCAGGACACCGGCGTCTACGGCTGGGACGACGGCGAGCGCAAGTTGCACCGGCTGCTCGAGGAGATCTGCGAGATCGACGGCGAGTTCCGCGTCCGCGTCGGGATGGCGAATCCGAAGGGCGTCCACGGCATCCGCGAGGAACTGGCCGCGGTCTTCGCGGAACACGAGGAACTGTACGACTTCCTCCACGCGCCGGTCCAGTCCGGCTCGAACGACGTGCTCGGCGACATGCGCCGCCAGCACCAGGTCGAAGAGTACGTCGAGGTCGTCGAGACGTTCGACGACGCGCTCGAGTACTGGACGCTCTCGACGGACTTCATCGTCGGTTTCCCCACCGAGACCGAGCGCGACCACGAGCAGTCGATGGCGCTCCTGCGTGAGACCCGGCCCGAGAAGATCAACGTCACCCGCTTCTCGAAGCGCCCCGGTACCGATGCCGCCGAGCTGAAGGGTCTGGGCGGCACGGTCAAGAAGGAGCGCTCGAAGGAGATGAGCGCGGTCAAGCGCGAGATCGTCCGCGAGGCCTACGCGGACATGGTCGGCGAGACCCGCGAGGACTGTCTCGTCGTCGAGGCGGGCACCGCCGACTCCGTGAAGTGTCGCGACTCCGCGTATCGCCAAATCATCGTGCAAAATGCGAGCGACCACGGCATCGAGCCCGGCGACTTCGTCGATCTCGAGGTGACGGCCCACGAGACGATGTACGCGTTCGGAGAGCCGGTCTGA
- a CDS encoding amphi-Trp domain-containing protein, whose amino-acid sequence MDDSPSEFDEIELERAYDREELADVFREFAGALADDHPIRIDDGERTATVTVPERVVAEFEAERETDDPPVAELELELEWDDPDGSTLRIAESEGDEPGISIEGGDEDGGEASDAGETGGGETGQEPADSAAAEGEGGTDGRTSRFEVYEDRAEEWRWRLVHWNGNIVADSGEGYTSRSNARRAARSVMRSAPNAALTDRDD is encoded by the coding sequence ATGGACGATTCACCGAGCGAATTCGACGAGATCGAACTCGAGCGCGCGTACGACCGCGAGGAACTCGCCGACGTCTTCCGCGAGTTCGCGGGCGCACTGGCAGACGATCACCCGATTCGAATCGACGACGGCGAGCGAACCGCCACGGTCACGGTCCCCGAACGGGTCGTCGCGGAGTTCGAAGCGGAACGCGAGACCGACGATCCGCCGGTCGCCGAACTGGAACTCGAACTCGAGTGGGACGATCCGGACGGCTCGACACTCCGGATCGCGGAGAGCGAGGGCGACGAGCCGGGAATCTCGATCGAGGGGGGCGACGAGGATGGTGGGGAAGCGAGCGACGCAGGCGAAACGGGCGGCGGGGAGACGGGCCAGGAGCCGGCCGATTCGGCAGCCGCCGAGGGTGAAGGGGGGACCGACGGGCGAACCAGCCGGTTCGAGGTCTACGAGGACCGCGCCGAGGAGTGGCGCTGGCGGCTCGTCCACTGGAACGGGAACATCGTCGCCGACAGCGGCGAGGGGTACACGTCGCGGTCGAACGCCAGACGCGCCGCGCGAAGCGTCATGCGGTCCGCGCCGAACGCGGCGCTCACGGACCGCGACGACTGA
- a CDS encoding HIT family protein — MEQVFAPWRIEWIRREEKNPDIDDCVFCELPDLDADAENLIVARSDHAFAMLNNYPYNPGHVMVIPQAHTGAYGDLTDAQLLDHARLKQRTFDALETALEPDGFNAGLNLGDGAGGSIDDHLHTHVVPRWQGDTNFMPVLSDTSVIVEALADTYERVREAFAEQAGATVPDEGSAVVFDFE, encoded by the coding sequence ATGGAACAGGTCTTCGCACCGTGGCGAATCGAGTGGATCAGACGCGAGGAGAAGAACCCCGATATCGACGACTGCGTCTTCTGTGAACTCCCGGATCTGGACGCCGACGCCGAGAACCTGATCGTCGCGCGAAGCGATCACGCCTTCGCGATGCTGAACAACTACCCGTACAATCCGGGGCACGTGATGGTGATCCCTCAGGCCCACACCGGTGCGTACGGCGACCTCACCGACGCACAACTGCTCGATCACGCCCGCCTGAAACAGCGCACCTTCGACGCGCTCGAGACGGCCCTCGAGCCGGACGGCTTCAACGCCGGCCTGAACCTCGGTGACGGGGCCGGCGGCTCGATCGACGACCACCTCCACACTCACGTCGTCCCCCGCTGGCAGGGCGACACCAACTTCATGCCCGTTCTGAGCGACACCTCGGTGATCGTCGAGGCGCTCGCGGACACCTACGAGCGCGTCCGCGAAGCCTTCGCCGAGCAGGCTGGTGCGACCGTTCCCGACGAGGGGAGCGCGGTCGTCTTCGATTTCGAGTAG
- a CDS encoding AI-2E family transporter yields MNLSKGYLLTLVGVFTYLSWLLVEPFVQYVLAAVLLAFVLYPLQKRLERRVSPTIASFLLLIFAFIAFLLPFAVIVALVAEDAARILEDGNTGSLGIAELEEAIQSQTGVSVDLVSSLTDAAQGVGTAVLERSTAWFGALTHAIIGLGLAFFLIYYLLKDGDELMAWLRKMSPLPADVQDELYTELSEVMWAVLAGHVLIAIVQGAIAGLGLFATGIPSAAFWTFIMIILALIPLIGTFLIWGPAVAYLVVTGEPALAVALAVYSTIIVGISDDYLRPIVVDRYAQINPAVIILGVLGGVYAFGVMGLFFGPVVLGALLTVVRVVDENYDRLEGESGTTET; encoded by the coding sequence GTGAACCTCAGCAAGGGGTATCTCCTGACGCTCGTCGGCGTATTCACGTATCTCTCGTGGCTGCTAGTCGAACCCTTCGTGCAGTACGTGCTCGCAGCAGTTCTCCTCGCATTCGTGCTCTATCCCCTTCAGAAACGGCTCGAGCGGCGCGTGTCGCCGACGATCGCGTCGTTCCTGCTGCTCATATTCGCATTCATCGCCTTCCTCCTGCCGTTCGCCGTGATCGTCGCACTCGTCGCCGAGGACGCCGCCCGGATCCTCGAGGACGGAAACACCGGCTCGCTCGGCATCGCCGAACTCGAGGAGGCGATCCAGTCGCAAACCGGCGTGAGCGTCGATCTCGTGTCCTCGCTGACGGACGCCGCACAGGGGGTCGGAACGGCCGTGCTCGAGCGATCGACCGCGTGGTTCGGCGCGCTCACCCACGCGATCATCGGGCTGGGACTGGCGTTCTTTCTCATCTACTACCTGCTCAAGGACGGCGACGAACTGATGGCCTGGCTGCGGAAGATGTCGCCGCTGCCAGCGGACGTGCAGGACGAACTCTACACCGAACTCTCCGAGGTAATGTGGGCGGTGCTGGCCGGTCACGTCCTGATCGCGATCGTTCAGGGAGCTATCGCCGGCCTAGGACTGTTCGCCACCGGAATCCCCAGCGCCGCGTTCTGGACGTTCATCATGATAATCCTCGCGCTCATCCCGCTGATCGGGACGTTCCTCATCTGGGGCCCCGCCGTCGCCTACCTCGTGGTGACCGGCGAACCGGCCCTCGCGGTCGCGCTGGCGGTTTACAGCACCATCATCGTCGGCATCTCGGACGACTACCTGCGTCCGATCGTCGTCGACCGCTACGCCCAGATCAACCCCGCCGTCATCATCCTCGGCGTCCTCGGCGGGGTCTACGCCTTCGGCGTCATGGGGCTGTTCTTCGGCCCCGTCGTCCTCGGCGCCCTGCTCACGGTCGTCCGGGTCGTCGACGAGAACTACGACCGACTCGAGGGCGAGTCGGGAACGACCGAGACCTGA
- a CDS encoding HNH endonuclease, translated as MTSRDWQADRRAVFERDDHTCRRCETAGDAADPTALRTYPVGAVPLEGAVHESALVTVCTDCFELVRSDSGGAVSGPTARDDLFQLVRATTRLQGGAISDVASFASLATSLPTTLEEADAGAEPTADETAANYCDTRRGVLLALDVVDARLERLAAVEETAFDADVHSSLAAVVETAGDLQSSLREVVILAETVPAGLDRCYGCFDELEDGTCPTCGLEARETADWRSGDGRLAFERLFSAINDGLQAASGTTETLTDRTMTLAEQLTES; from the coding sequence GTGACTTCCCGCGACTGGCAGGCCGACCGCCGCGCCGTCTTCGAGCGCGACGACCACACGTGTCGACGCTGCGAGACGGCCGGTGACGCCGCCGATCCGACCGCCCTCCGAACGTACCCCGTCGGCGCCGTCCCGCTCGAGGGGGCGGTCCACGAGAGCGCCCTCGTAACCGTCTGTACCGACTGCTTCGAGCTGGTGCGGTCGGACTCCGGTGGCGCGGTCTCGGGGCCGACCGCCAGAGACGACCTGTTCCAGCTCGTCCGCGCGACCACTCGCCTTCAGGGCGGCGCCATCTCCGACGTTGCCTCGTTCGCCTCGCTCGCGACGTCGCTGCCGACGACGCTCGAGGAGGCCGATGCCGGGGCCGAACCGACCGCCGACGAGACCGCCGCGAACTACTGCGACACCCGCCGCGGGGTGCTGCTCGCGCTCGACGTCGTCGACGCGCGCCTCGAGCGCCTCGCGGCGGTCGAGGAGACGGCGTTCGACGCCGACGTCCACTCGTCGCTCGCGGCGGTCGTCGAGACCGCCGGCGACCTCCAGTCGAGCCTGCGCGAGGTCGTGATCCTCGCCGAGACCGTTCCCGCCGGTCTCGACCGCTGCTACGGCTGCTTCGACGAACTCGAGGACGGTACCTGTCCGACCTGCGGCCTCGAGGCCCGCGAAACCGCCGACTGGCGGAGCGGCGACGGGCGCCTCGCGTTCGAACGGCTCTTCTCGGCGATCAACGACGGACTGCAGGCGGCGTCCGGGACGACGGAGACGCTGACCGATCGGACGATGACGCTGGCGGAGCAGTTGACGGAGTCCTGA